A section of the Clostridium omnivorum genome encodes:
- a CDS encoding DUF4868 domain-containing protein, with product MSFSLIEEGLNKVQAVTAWDTLLIKYDHKTHPNEFTCYNINFNTENLLKGTISDMCGTYLKTVQKFEKKVQEYTGFNPKNVVDKLSTTNPIIKDSWTSLIQSINVSDDTTSLKDIKASAFIFAGTYKDEQNVVQNLYLLARKNPIITFKKDRTHIFTSQHNTITETTNPLVQFGKGFDALIYKSKIYMINSNCEGILNMEYSHKKICQKSLDLLEQSNIINDIESYRQFATSGQTPKKFITYDSAIVEKLKLTKWQKQLSSDLKIPINPATKKFDLHDVNHARIFTLAICGKTKLNMFSDGVCEVPSSTPLSLA from the coding sequence ATGTCATTTAGTCTTATTGAAGAAGGATTAAATAAAGTCCAAGCTGTCACCGCTTGGGATACTTTGTTAATCAAATATGACCATAAAACACATCCTAATGAATTTACTTGTTACAACATTAACTTTAATACGGAAAATTTATTGAAAGGTACTATATCAGATATGTGCGGCACATATCTGAAAACGGTTCAAAAATTTGAAAAAAAAGTTCAAGAATATACTGGTTTTAACCCAAAGAATGTGGTTGACAAACTTTCAACTACTAATCCAATCATAAAAGATAGTTGGACTTCATTAATTCAAAGCATTAATGTTAGTGATGATACTACTAGTCTAAAAGATATCAAAGCTAGTGCATTTATCTTCGCTGGAACATATAAAGATGAGCAAAATGTTGTCCAAAATCTTTATTTGCTTGCTAGAAAAAATCCTATAATTACTTTTAAGAAAGATAGAACTCATATCTTCACATCTCAACATAATACTATCACTGAAACCACTAATCCCCTCGTTCAATTTGGTAAAGGCTTTGATGCATTAATCTATAAGAGTAAAATATATATGATTAACTCAAATTGCGAGGGCATTTTAAATATGGAATATTCTCATAAAAAAATCTGCCAAAAGTCACTTGACTTGCTCGAACAATCTAATATAATCAACGATATTGAATCTTATCGGCAATTTGCTACTTCTGGCCAAACACCTAAAAAATTCATCACATATGATTCAGCTATTGTTGAAAAACTTAAGCTAACAAAATGGCAAAAGCAACTTTCGTCAGATTTAAAAATTCCAATAAATCCAGCCACTAAGAAATTTGATTTACACGATGTCAATCATGCTAGAATATTTACTTTGGCAATTTGCGGGAAAACTAAATTAAATATGTTTTCAGATGGTGTTTGTGAAGTTCCAAGCTCTACTCCATTGAGTCTCGCTTAA
- a CDS encoding restriction endonuclease: MNDEEILKCLNDISEDEMIEKVIIPLYEKKFSKRFYDIEFTGKDKKEDQGIDITYYEISPDTKAKEYFGIQVKQGDINTGKGANGIAAISVQAQQAFTKKIPNVKDKSSYYIKTYIILTTGDIKAKAREQIVDQFKDKNFRFIDGKTLAEWIKATYLSEFMSKFNIEDEDDEVDEDESPIESIISFLEDEFKKDIKEIRASFRALDSCKCKIVRELMIKSPLKAFAIAKNIGMAKSSIEHELDELVREDVLEVDEDGYYVKYGNLGNWSAVLQGAELRINQLGYDSEIEIWQIVDGIFC; encoded by the coding sequence ATGAACGATGAGGAAATTTTAAAGTGCTTAAATGACATTTCTGAAGATGAAATGATTGAAAAAGTAATAATTCCTTTATACGAAAAAAAGTTTTCAAAGCGGTTTTATGATATTGAATTTACAGGAAAAGATAAAAAGGAAGATCAGGGAATTGATATAACATACTATGAAATTTCACCCGATACGAAAGCAAAAGAGTATTTTGGAATTCAAGTAAAACAAGGTGATATCAATACAGGAAAAGGAGCAAATGGAATAGCTGCAATATCGGTTCAGGCACAACAAGCATTCACTAAAAAAATTCCTAATGTAAAAGATAAAAGTAGTTATTATATAAAAACATATATTATTTTAACGACTGGAGATATTAAGGCTAAGGCAAGAGAACAAATAGTAGACCAATTTAAAGATAAGAATTTCAGATTTATTGATGGCAAAACTTTAGCTGAATGGATAAAAGCAACTTATCTAAGTGAATTTATGAGTAAATTTAATATAGAGGATGAAGATGATGAAGTAGATGAAGATGAAAGTCCAATTGAGAGCATAATATCTTTTCTTGAGGATGAATTTAAAAAAGATATAAAAGAAATAAGGGCATCATTTAGAGCATTGGATAGCTGTAAGTGTAAAATTGTAAGAGAATTGATGATAAAAAGTCCATTGAAAGCGTTCGCAATTGCAAAAAATATAGGGATGGCAAAATCAAGTATAGAGCATGAATTAGATGAGCTAGTAAGAGAGGATGTCCTAGAAGTTGATGAAGATGGATACTATGTAAAGTACGGTAATTTAGGAAATTGGAGTGCTGTCTTACAAGGAGCTGAGTTACGTATTAATCAGCTTGGATATGACTCTGAAATAGAAATATGGCAAATTGTAGATGGTATATTTTGCTAA
- a CDS encoding GGDEF domain-containing protein gives MNKEKLVEVLMEKDKILRELRLENKKLNSLASFDAMTGVLNRKSGLELLEKEFNISNINNRNIVVCFVDVDKLKHINDAFGHEEGDKLIINVASILKNSIRKTDFVIRMGGDEFLIVFPQTTMKNANKVRYRILKMIEESNQGNIKYNLSLSYGFYEYGNEIENKLTVNDLIRRADIEMYKIKSVKKKDFKDRYRKQNR, from the coding sequence ATGAATAAAGAAAAACTTGTTGAGGTTTTAATGGAGAAGGATAAAATACTTAGAGAATTAAGGCTAGAAAATAAAAAATTAAATTCCCTGGCAAGTTTTGATGCGATGACAGGAGTACTAAACAGGAAATCAGGCTTAGAATTATTAGAAAAAGAGTTTAATATTTCTAACATTAATAATAGAAATATTGTTGTTTGCTTTGTTGATGTAGATAAATTGAAGCATATAAATGATGCTTTTGGGCATGAAGAGGGGGACAAACTGATAATAAATGTAGCTTCAATTTTAAAAAATAGTATTAGAAAAACTGATTTCGTAATTAGAATGGGAGGAGATGAGTTTTTAATTGTATTTCCTCAAACCACAATGAAAAATGCAAATAAAGTAAGGTATAGAATTTTGAAAATGATTGAGGAAAGTAATCAAGGTAACATAAAATATAATTTAAGTTTAAGTTATGGATTTTATGAGTATGGTAATGAAATTGAAAATAAATTAACTGTTAATGATCTGATAAGAAGAGCAGACATAGAAATGTATAAGATAAAGAGTGTCAAAAAAAAGGATTTTAAAGATAGATATAGAAAACAGAATAGGTAA
- a CDS encoding helix-turn-helix transcriptional regulator gives MERFKSDALLYIYNSLIEGKVVKKNDVVDKFNINERTFYRYIKDIKNFVENPDGDLIGEQIIVDREKCGYVLKGKYEKKLNEKEVLAISKVLLESRGFIKNEIEGMISKILDNCICEDKENIKPIIGNELIHYVSPQHGQRLLDKLWEISTAINEQKVLDIGYVKIGIDGKFQEEVSRRIVYPQGILFSEYYFYLIAFIEGKSYEYPTIYRVDRIKDLTITEKRYEIEYSKRFQDGRYRKLIQFMQTGELERVKFRFTGRSIEAVLDRLPNAKVVREKQGEYIVEINMFGKGIKMWLLSQGEDIEVLSPDKFREEMMETIDEMKRLYN, from the coding sequence ATGGAAAGATTTAAATCAGATGCTTTGTTATATATTTATAATAGCTTAATTGAGGGTAAAGTAGTTAAAAAGAATGATGTAGTAGACAAATTTAATATTAATGAAAGAACTTTCTATAGATATATAAAAGATATAAAAAATTTTGTAGAAAACCCAGATGGTGATTTAATAGGTGAGCAAATAATAGTAGATAGAGAAAAATGCGGGTATGTTCTTAAAGGAAAGTATGAGAAAAAACTTAACGAAAAAGAAGTTTTGGCAATTTCTAAAGTGCTCTTAGAGAGTAGAGGCTTTATTAAGAATGAGATAGAAGGTATGATTAGTAAGATTCTTGATAATTGTATATGTGAAGATAAAGAAAATATCAAACCTATTATAGGAAACGAACTAATCCATTATGTTTCTCCACAACATGGACAAAGACTATTAGACAAGTTGTGGGAAATAAGTACTGCAATAAATGAACAAAAGGTATTAGACATTGGATATGTTAAGATAGGTATAGATGGAAAGTTTCAAGAGGAAGTTTCTAGAAGAATAGTGTATCCACAAGGAATATTATTTTCTGAATATTATTTTTATCTTATAGCTTTTATTGAAGGAAAAAGTTATGAATATCCTACTATTTATAGAGTCGACAGAATTAAAGACTTAACTATTACTGAGAAAAGGTATGAAATAGAGTATAGCAAGAGATTTCAAGATGGTCGATATAGAAAGTTAATTCAGTTTATGCAAACAGGAGAACTTGAAAGAGTAAAGTTTAGGTTTACAGGTAGATCTATAGAGGCTGTTTTAGATAGATTACCTAATGCTAAAGTGGTAAGGGAAAAACAAGGAGAATACATAGTAGAGATAAATATGTTTGGTAAAGGTATAAAAATGTGGCTTTTGAGCCAGGGAGAGGATATAGAAGTTTTAAGTCCTGATAAATTTAGAGAAGAAATGATGGAAACTATTGATGAAATGAAAAGATTATATAATTAA